ACTGGTCGCCATTCTTTGAAGTGCCTTTATGGATAACAGAAAAAGATTTAATAGGATTCTTCGCGAAGAAATCTTTCAGAATAAGTTCTGCCTGCGCCTTGCTGTACACATCTTCCTTGTCAAGAATCTTCAGGTCAATGTTGTCGGCAAAGAATTTTGAAACGTTCGATGCCACACCGGTTTTAACAGCAGTGGCAACATCATCGGATAAATCTAATTCGCGAAATGGCAGAGCCACCGCGAAGAAAATCAATATGGAGAGTATCGGATTCATTTATTTACTAAG
Above is a genomic segment from Bacteroidota bacterium containing:
- a CDS encoding DUF4783 domain-containing protein, which codes for MNPILSILIFFAVALPFRELDLSDDVATAVKTGVASNVSKFFADNIDLKILDKEDVYSKAQAELILKDFFAKNPIKSFSVIHKGTSKNGDQFAIGTYESSSGKKFRSYFLFKKQGAGLSIQQLRFEEQNE